A single genomic interval of Streptomyces sp. NBC_00663 harbors:
- a CDS encoding ABC transporter ATP-binding protein, translated as MTRAISLHDVSKSYTRGTRVVDRLTLDIAPGEFLVLLGPSGCGKSTVLRMIAGLEDIDEGELRLDGEYANDLPPSGRDIAMVFQNFALYPSMTSRDNIGFPLRIETPGADPRPRVDATARMLGIEELLDRFPAQLSGGERQRVAMGRAIARHPSAFLMDEPLSNLDAKLRNHLRAEISALTRELGVTTVYVTHDQAEAMSLGDRVAVLRGGVLQQVGSPREVYALPRNVFVAAFIGTPRINLLQGLVRAPLDGAMTISLGKQYLRLPEPLSLDHQLLRVQQGREVIVGLRSEAVRIAKPSAARPGEMPLTGLVEHVEFQGHENLVHFNTGSRPAVVPDLEAPRPAARPARRRRREGGPGVLDRLRQRADALRAGPVVVLDQPAEPIPAPVPAEGRLPGDLIVRTTPDLQLRHGMHVPLLVDLAHLFVFDQHGERISPTPARLPDLEE; from the coding sequence ATGACACGCGCCATCTCTCTGCACGACGTGAGCAAGAGCTATACGCGAGGCACCCGGGTGGTGGACCGGCTGACGCTGGACATCGCGCCCGGTGAGTTCCTCGTGCTGCTCGGTCCCTCCGGGTGCGGCAAGTCCACCGTCCTCAGGATGATCGCCGGCCTGGAGGACATCGACGAGGGCGAGCTGAGGCTCGACGGGGAGTACGCCAACGATCTCCCGCCGTCGGGCCGGGACATCGCGATGGTCTTCCAGAACTTCGCCCTGTACCCGAGCATGACCAGCCGCGACAACATCGGCTTCCCGCTGCGCATCGAGACCCCCGGCGCGGACCCGCGTCCGCGCGTGGACGCCACCGCCCGGATGCTCGGCATCGAGGAACTCCTCGACCGCTTCCCCGCCCAGCTCTCCGGCGGTGAACGCCAGCGCGTCGCCATGGGCCGGGCCATCGCCCGCCACCCCTCCGCGTTCCTGATGGACGAGCCGCTGTCCAACCTCGACGCCAAGCTCCGCAATCACCTGCGCGCCGAAATATCCGCGCTCACCCGTGAGTTGGGCGTCACCACGGTCTATGTCACCCACGACCAGGCCGAGGCCATGTCACTCGGTGACCGCGTCGCCGTGCTGCGCGGCGGCGTCCTCCAGCAGGTCGGCAGCCCGCGCGAGGTCTACGCCCTGCCCCGCAACGTCTTCGTCGCCGCCTTCATCGGCACCCCGCGGATCAACCTCCTCCAGGGCCTGGTCCGCGCCCCGCTCGACGGCGCGATGACCATCAGCCTCGGCAAGCAGTACCTCCGGCTGCCCGAACCCCTGTCCCTGGACCACCAGTTGCTCCGCGTCCAGCAGGGCCGCGAGGTCATCGTCGGCCTCCGCTCGGAGGCGGTGCGTATCGCCAAGCCGTCCGCCGCCCGCCCGGGCGAGATGCCGCTCACCGGCCTGGTCGAGCATGTGGAGTTCCAGGGCCACGAGAACCTCGTCCACTTCAATACCGGCTCCCGCCCGGCCGTCGTACCCGATCTGGAGGCCCCGCGCCCCGCGGCCCGCCCGGCCAGGCGCCGCCGCCGCGAGGGAGGTCCTGGCGTTCTGGACCGACTCCGGCAGCGCGCCGACGCCCTGCGCGCCGGCCCGGTGGTGGTGCTGGACCAGCCGGCCGAGCCGATCCCGGCGCCGGTGCCCGCGGAGGGCCGCCTCCCCGGCGACCTGATCGTCCGCACCACTCCTGACCTTCAGCTCCGCCACGGCATGCACGTCCCCCTCCTCGTCGACCTCGCCCATCTGTTCGTCTTCGACCAGCACGGCGAACGCATCAGCCCTACCCCGGCCCGCCTGCCCGACCTGGAGGAGTGA
- a CDS encoding DUF3574 domain-containing protein: MNVHLTRTRATLTAVGLLLAVGAPAAYATLDDGTSQRGEPYIETSLFFGTERPDGGPAVTDKQFTRFVDQEVTPDFPDGLTVQNGRGQWRDASGTIEKERSYELILLYPVAQAGASDRKIEEIRRAYEKAFGQEAVGRVDDRARVSF; encoded by the coding sequence ATGAACGTGCACCTCACCCGAACCCGCGCCACCCTCACCGCCGTCGGCCTCCTCCTGGCCGTCGGCGCCCCCGCGGCGTACGCCACGCTCGACGACGGCACCTCGCAGCGCGGCGAGCCCTACATCGAGACCTCCCTCTTCTTCGGTACCGAGCGCCCCGACGGCGGCCCCGCCGTCACCGACAAGCAGTTCACGCGCTTCGTCGACCAGGAGGTCACCCCGGACTTCCCGGACGGGCTGACCGTGCAGAACGGCCGCGGACAGTGGCGGGACGCGAGCGGGACGATCGAGAAGGAGCGGTCGTACGAGCTGATCCTGCTGTACCCGGTGGCGCAGGCGGGCGCGAGCGACCGGAAGATCGAGGAGATCCGGCGGGCGTACGAGAAGGCCTTCGGCCAGGAGGCGGTGGGCAGGGTCGACGACCGGGCCAGGGTCAGCTTCTGA
- a CDS encoding aldehyde dehydrogenase family protein, whose protein sequence is MKAHDGMYIDGTWRPAAGRDAIEVVNPVDEQVIGRVPAGTAEDVDTAVRAARAALPAWAATPPVERAARLAALRDVLVARKDEIAETVTAELGSPLKFSENVHAAVPIAVAGSYAELAATHAFEEKVGNSTVFHEPVGVVGAITPWNYPLHQIVAKVAPALAAGCTVVLKPAEDTPLVAQLFAEAVHEAGVPAGVFNLVTGLGPVAGQALAEHPGVDLVSFTGSTAVGRQIAVTAGAAIKKVALELGGKSANVILPSADLAKAVNVGVANVMSNSGQTCSAWTRMLVHRDQYDEAVALAATAAAKYGDRIGPVVNAKQQARVRGYIDKGLAEGARVVAGGPESPHEQGYFIAPTVFADVTPEMTIAQEEIFGPVLSILRYDDEDDALRIANGTVYGLAGAVWAGDETEAVAFARRLDTGQVDINGGRFNPLAPFGGYKQSGVGRELGSHGLAEYLQTKSLQF, encoded by the coding sequence ATGAAGGCACATGACGGCATGTACATCGACGGCACATGGCGGCCCGCCGCGGGCCGGGACGCGATCGAGGTCGTGAACCCGGTCGACGAGCAGGTCATCGGCCGGGTCCCGGCCGGTACCGCCGAGGACGTCGACACCGCCGTACGGGCCGCCCGTGCCGCCCTCCCGGCCTGGGCGGCGACCCCGCCCGTCGAGCGGGCCGCCCGGCTGGCCGCTCTCCGGGACGTCCTCGTGGCCCGCAAGGACGAGATCGCCGAGACGGTCACCGCGGAGCTGGGCTCGCCCCTGAAGTTCTCCGAGAACGTGCACGCCGCCGTTCCGATCGCGGTCGCCGGCTCGTACGCCGAACTCGCCGCGACCCACGCCTTCGAGGAGAAGGTCGGCAACTCGACCGTCTTCCACGAGCCGGTCGGTGTGGTCGGCGCGATCACGCCCTGGAACTACCCCCTGCACCAGATCGTCGCCAAGGTCGCCCCGGCCCTCGCGGCCGGCTGCACGGTGGTCCTCAAGCCCGCCGAGGACACCCCGCTCGTCGCCCAGCTCTTCGCCGAGGCGGTCCACGAGGCCGGCGTGCCGGCCGGTGTCTTCAACCTCGTCACCGGCCTCGGCCCGGTCGCGGGCCAGGCCCTCGCCGAGCACCCGGGCGTCGACCTGGTCTCCTTCACCGGCTCCACGGCGGTCGGCCGCCAGATCGCCGTCACCGCCGGTGCCGCGATCAAGAAGGTCGCCCTCGAACTCGGCGGCAAGTCCGCCAACGTCATCCTCCCCAGCGCCGACCTGGCCAAGGCCGTCAACGTCGGCGTCGCCAACGTGATGTCCAACTCCGGCCAGACGTGCAGCGCCTGGACCCGGATGCTGGTGCACCGGGACCAGTACGACGAGGCCGTGGCGCTCGCCGCGACCGCCGCCGCCAAGTACGGCGACCGCATCGGCCCCGTCGTCAACGCCAAGCAGCAGGCACGGGTGCGGGGTTACATCGACAAGGGCCTCGCCGAGGGTGCGCGGGTCGTCGCCGGGGGACCCGAATCCCCGCACGAACAGGGCTACTTCATCGCTCCGACCGTCTTCGCCGACGTCACCCCCGAGATGACGATCGCCCAGGAGGAGATCTTCGGCCCGGTCCTGTCGATCCTCCGCTACGACGACGAGGACGACGCCCTGCGCATCGCCAACGGCACGGTCTACGGCCTCGCGGGCGCCGTCTGGGCCGGCGACGAGACGGAGGCGGTGGCCTTCGCCCGCCGGCTGGACACCGGGCAGGTCGACATCAACGGCGGCCGCTTCAACCCCCTTGCCCCCTTCGGTGGTTACAAGCAGTCCGGCGTCGGCCGGGAGCTCGGCTCGCACGGCCTCGCCGAGTACCTCCAGACCAAGTCCCTTCAGTTCTGA
- a CDS encoding Zn-dependent alcohol dehydrogenase, whose protein sequence is MVRAAVLPAVGAPLEITDIELPDPGPGQVRVRLAAAGVCHSDLSLSNGTMRVPVPAVLGHEGAGTVVAVGEGVSGVAPGDDVVLNWAPSCGSCHPCSLGEVWLCVNALNGAADVYARTADGADLHPGLNVAAFAEETVVSASCVLPLPDGIPLTDAALLGCAVLTGYGAVHHAARVREGETVAVYGVGGVGLATLQAARIAGASKIVAVDVSPEKEELARAAGATDYVIASENTAREIRGLTGKQGVDVAVECVGRASTIRTAWDSTRRGGRTTVVGIGGKDQQVTFNALEIFHWGRTLAGCVYGNSDPARDLPVLAEHVRAGRLDLGALVTERIALDGIPAAFENMIAGKGGRALVVF, encoded by the coding sequence ATGGTTCGCGCAGCAGTCCTTCCCGCCGTGGGCGCCCCGCTGGAGATCACCGACATCGAGCTCCCGGACCCCGGCCCCGGCCAGGTCCGCGTCCGGCTCGCCGCCGCCGGCGTCTGCCACTCCGACCTGTCCCTGTCCAACGGCACCATGCGGGTCCCGGTCCCGGCGGTCCTCGGCCATGAGGGCGCGGGCACGGTGGTCGCCGTGGGCGAGGGCGTCTCGGGGGTGGCTCCGGGCGATGATGTCGTCCTCAACTGGGCTCCCTCCTGCGGAAGTTGCCACCCCTGCTCGCTCGGCGAGGTCTGGCTGTGCGTCAACGCCCTCAACGGCGCCGCCGACGTCTACGCCCGCACCGCGGACGGCGCCGACCTCCACCCCGGCCTGAACGTCGCCGCGTTCGCCGAGGAGACGGTCGTGTCGGCCTCCTGCGTCCTGCCGCTCCCCGACGGCATCCCGCTCACCGACGCGGCCCTCCTCGGCTGTGCCGTCCTCACCGGCTACGGCGCCGTCCATCACGCGGCACGGGTCCGTGAGGGCGAGACGGTCGCGGTGTACGGCGTCGGGGGAGTGGGCCTGGCCACCCTCCAGGCGGCCCGGATCGCGGGGGCGTCGAAGATCGTCGCGGTCGATGTCTCCCCGGAGAAGGAGGAGTTGGCGCGCGCGGCCGGGGCCACGGACTATGTGATCGCCTCCGAGAACACCGCCCGCGAGATCAGGGGCCTCACCGGCAAGCAGGGCGTGGACGTGGCCGTGGAGTGCGTGGGCCGCGCCTCGACCATCCGCACCGCCTGGGACTCCACCCGCCGCGGCGGCCGTACGACGGTCGTCGGCATCGGCGGCAAGGACCAGCAGGTCACCTTCAACGCCCTGGAGATCTTCCACTGGGGCCGGACCCTGGCGGGCTGCGTCTACGGCAACTCCGACCCGGCCCGGGACCTGCCGGTGCTCGCCGAGCACGTCCGCGCGGGCCGCCTGGACCTCGGCGCCCTGGTGACGGAACGGATCGCCCTCGACGGTATCCCGGCCGCGTTCGAGAACATGATCGCGGGCAAGGGTGGCCGGGCGCTGGTCGTCTTCTAG
- a CDS encoding MFS transporter, with amino-acid sequence MDMAPSAPSLPTTALPTVNRRRVATAAALASAVEWYDYFVFGIAAALVLGDLYFPAGSSTAGVLASFATFAVGFLARPIGGIVAGHLGDKRGRKPMLVLALTLMGLATTGIGLLPTYDTIGVAAPVLLVALRVVQGIAVGAQWGGAMLLATEYAPEGKRGIYGSVVQLGVPIGVVTANTVFLLAGAFTTDAGFAAWGWRVPFLIGLFVLALAWYIHAKVEETPEFRAAERQLAEREKSEQSSPLRTILRGHLGTVLLAGGSFAVNTATFYILITGVLDYTTRELDMKKSAVLTVSLCVSLTQLVLIPAAAALSDRYGRIRIYTIGAIGIAAWAIPLFLLIDTGSLLWLAVATFVASCFLSIMYGPQAALFAELFTPEMRYTGASLGYQIAAVAGGGLAPFLMVLLLEATGTSLAVSGYIIALSAIALISIKVLAGRARSH; translated from the coding sequence ATGGACATGGCCCCCTCCGCTCCCTCCCTCCCCACGACCGCCCTCCCCACGGTCAACCGCCGCCGCGTAGCCACGGCGGCCGCCCTCGCCTCCGCCGTCGAGTGGTACGACTACTTCGTCTTCGGCATAGCCGCCGCCCTCGTCCTCGGCGATCTGTACTTCCCGGCGGGCAGCTCCACCGCCGGCGTCCTCGCCTCCTTCGCGACCTTCGCCGTGGGCTTCCTGGCCCGCCCGATCGGCGGCATCGTCGCCGGTCACCTCGGCGACAAGCGTGGCCGCAAGCCGATGCTGGTCCTGGCGCTCACGCTCATGGGCCTGGCCACGACAGGCATCGGCCTGCTCCCGACGTACGACACGATCGGCGTCGCCGCCCCGGTCCTGCTGGTCGCCCTCCGTGTCGTCCAGGGCATCGCGGTCGGCGCGCAGTGGGGCGGCGCGATGCTGCTGGCCACCGAGTACGCCCCCGAGGGCAAGCGCGGCATCTACGGCAGCGTCGTCCAACTCGGCGTCCCCATCGGCGTGGTGACCGCCAACACCGTCTTCCTGCTGGCCGGTGCGTTCACCACGGACGCCGGGTTCGCGGCCTGGGGCTGGCGAGTTCCGTTCCTCATCGGCCTGTTCGTCCTCGCGCTGGCCTGGTACATCCACGCCAAGGTCGAGGAGACCCCCGAATTCCGTGCGGCAGAACGGCAGTTGGCGGAGAGGGAGAAGTCGGAGCAGAGCTCCCCGCTCCGCACGATCCTGCGCGGCCACCTCGGCACGGTCCTCCTCGCGGGCGGCTCCTTCGCCGTGAACACCGCGACCTTCTACATCCTGATCACCGGCGTCCTCGACTACACGACCCGTGAACTCGACATGAAGAAGAGCGCGGTCCTCACCGTCTCGCTCTGTGTCAGCCTCACCCAGCTCGTCCTGATCCCGGCCGCGGCGGCACTCTCCGACCGCTACGGCCGCATCCGGATCTACACCATCGGCGCGATCGGCATCGCCGCGTGGGCGATCCCGCTGTTCCTGCTCATCGACACCGGCTCACTGCTCTGGCTGGCGGTCGCCACCTTCGTCGCCAGCTGCTTCCTGAGCATCATGTACGGCCCCCAGGCCGCCCTGTTCGCCGAGCTGTTCACACCGGAGATGCGCTACACCGGCGCCTCCCTCGGCTACCAGATCGCGGCGGTGGCGGGCGGCGGACTCGCGCCCTTCCTGATGGTCCTGCTCCTGGAGGCGACCGGCACCTCGCTGGCGGTCTCCGGCTACATCATCGCCCTCTCCGCCATCGCCCTGATCTCCATCAAGGTCCTTGCGGGCAGGGCACGTTCACACTGA
- a CDS encoding DMT family transporter: MNLRRPALLATGAAVVTVLLWASAFVSIRSAGDAYSPGALALGRLLSGVVALGVLCVVRRVGAPPRSTWPGIGISGLLWFGVYMVVLNWGEQQVDAGTAALVVNVGPILIALLGSRLLGDAMPPRLVAGMAVSFAGAVTVGLSMSGGDGSSLLGVVLCLLAAVAYAGGVVAQKPALGAAGALQVTTYGCLVGAVVCLPFAGQLVHQAADAPVSATLNMVYLGVFPTALAFTTWAYALARTTAGRMGATTYAVPALVVVMSWVVLGEVPGPLTLAGGVLCLAGVAVSRSRAATVEAARPAKVPDSV, from the coding sequence ATGAACCTCCGTCGCCCCGCCCTCCTCGCCACCGGTGCCGCCGTCGTCACTGTTCTGCTCTGGGCCTCCGCCTTTGTCTCCATCCGGAGTGCGGGGGACGCCTACTCCCCCGGTGCGCTCGCGCTCGGGCGGCTGCTCTCCGGGGTCGTGGCGCTGGGGGTCCTGTGTGTCGTACGACGTGTAGGGGCCCCACCCCGGTCCACCTGGCCCGGGATCGGCATATCCGGGCTGCTCTGGTTCGGGGTCTACATGGTCGTCCTGAACTGGGGTGAGCAGCAGGTGGACGCCGGGACCGCCGCCCTTGTCGTGAACGTCGGGCCGATCCTCATCGCGCTGCTCGGCTCGCGGTTGCTCGGGGACGCCATGCCGCCTCGGCTGGTGGCCGGGATGGCGGTGTCGTTCGCGGGGGCCGTCACCGTGGGGCTGTCGATGTCGGGCGGGGACGGGTCGTCGCTGCTCGGGGTGGTGTTGTGTCTGCTGGCGGCGGTCGCCTACGCCGGTGGGGTCGTCGCGCAGAAGCCCGCCCTCGGCGCGGCCGGCGCCTTGCAGGTGACCACCTACGGCTGTCTCGTGGGGGCCGTCGTGTGTCTGCCGTTCGCCGGGCAGCTCGTCCACCAGGCGGCCGACGCGCCCGTCTCCGCGACGCTCAACATGGTGTATCTGGGCGTCTTTCCGACCGCGCTCGCCTTCACCACCTGGGCGTACGCTCTCGCCCGGACGACCGCCGGCCGGATGGGCGCGACCACCTACGCGGTGCCCGCGCTGGTCGTGGTCATGTCCTGGGTGGTGCTCGGTGAGGTGCCGGGGCCGCTCACGCTGGCGGGCGGGGTGCTGTGTCTGGCGGGGGTGGCGGTGTCCCGGTCGCGGGCCGCGACGGTCGAAGCGGCGCGGCCCGCGAAGGTTCCCGACTCAGTGTGA
- a CDS encoding ArsR/SmtB family transcription factor gives MLGGMTSRDPRNRRATQLARLAGLIADETRAACLLALLDGRAWTASELARHAGVAASTLSEHLGKLVAGGLLAEERQGRHRYVRIADARVAQLVEELSAQVGVDEVVRPRSLRESSAGSAMARGRTCYDHLAGRLGIAVTDAMTERRLISQDTGFALTGSGLEWFDSAGIALDRTSRRPLVRGCLDWTERRPHLAGVAGAALCRHALEVGWCVRIGTERAVKVTASGERALEELLGIEAAVLR, from the coding sequence ATGCTGGGAGGCATGACCTCCAGGGACCCCAGAAACCGCCGGGCGACCCAGCTGGCCCGGCTCGCCGGGCTCATCGCCGACGAGACACGGGCCGCGTGTCTGCTGGCGCTGCTCGACGGGCGGGCGTGGACGGCGAGTGAGCTCGCCCGGCATGCCGGTGTCGCCGCGTCGACGCTGAGCGAGCATCTGGGCAAGCTCGTCGCGGGCGGCCTGCTCGCGGAGGAGCGGCAGGGTCGGCACCGGTATGTGCGGATCGCTGACGCGCGGGTGGCGCAGTTGGTGGAGGAGCTGTCGGCGCAGGTGGGGGTGGATGAGGTCGTACGTCCACGGAGTCTGCGGGAGTCCAGTGCGGGGTCCGCGATGGCGCGGGGGCGTACCTGTTACGACCACCTCGCGGGGCGACTCGGGATCGCGGTCACGGACGCGATGACGGAGCGTCGACTCATCAGTCAGGACACGGGGTTTGCTCTGACGGGCTCGGGGCTGGAGTGGTTCGACAGCGCGGGTATCGCTCTTGACCGTACGAGCCGACGGCCGCTGGTGCGGGGTTGCCTGGACTGGACCGAGCGGCGGCCTCATCTTGCCGGGGTGGCGGGGGCGGCGTTGTGTCGGCATGCGTTGGAGGTGGGGTGGTGTGTGCGGATCGGTACGGAGCGGGCGGTGAAGGTGACGGCGTCGGGTGAGCGGGCCTTGGAGGAGCTGTTGGGTATCGAGGCGGCGGTGTTGAGGTGA
- a CDS encoding TetR/AcrR family transcriptional regulator yields the protein MARPRKPLLSTDRIVETARALVDAEGLAAVSTRRLAAELGVSGPSLYNHFRTKDEILEAVADSVSAQVDLSMFEDGRDWRTALHDWAVSYRSAMRDHPNIVPVLAQGPGRRPAGLRVADAVYGAMVDAGWPPAQATSIGALMRYFIMGSALGSFAGGFVDDQSAYDPADYPHLGQAHLLAEQQEKIDERAFETGLAALLDGLAGQYAQVGRPA from the coding sequence ATGGCCCGACCGCGCAAGCCCCTCCTCAGCACCGACCGGATCGTCGAGACGGCTCGGGCCCTCGTGGACGCGGAGGGCCTCGCGGCCGTCTCCACCCGGCGGCTCGCCGCCGAGCTGGGGGTCAGCGGGCCCTCGCTCTACAACCACTTCCGCACGAAGGACGAGATCCTGGAGGCCGTGGCCGACTCGGTCAGCGCCCAGGTCGACCTGTCGATGTTCGAGGACGGCCGCGACTGGCGGACCGCGCTGCACGACTGGGCCGTCTCCTACCGGTCCGCGATGCGGGACCATCCGAACATCGTTCCGGTCCTCGCCCAGGGGCCCGGCCGACGGCCCGCCGGACTGCGGGTCGCGGACGCGGTGTACGGCGCGATGGTCGACGCCGGCTGGCCGCCCGCGCAGGCCACGTCCATCGGCGCGCTGATGCGGTACTTCATCATGGGCTCCGCGCTCGGCTCGTTCGCCGGGGGTTTCGTGGACGACCAGAGCGCGTACGACCCCGCCGACTATCCGCACCTCGGCCAGGCCCACCTCCTCGCCGAGCAGCAGGAGAAGATCGACGAGCGGGCCTTCGAGACGGGGCTCGCCGCGCTGCTGGACGGGTTGGCGGGGCAGTACGCGCAGGTCGGGCGGCCCGCGTAG
- a CDS encoding acyl-CoA dehydrogenase family protein has product MNLGLSEEQEAVRRLARDFVEREIAPHVIAWDRAEEVDRGIVKKLGEVGFLGLTIDEEYGGSGGDHLAYCLVTEELGRGDSSVRGIVSVSLGLVAKTIAAWGSEEQKRRWLPGLTAGDRVGCFGLTEPGTGSDAGNLVTRAVRDGDDYVINGTKMFITNGTWADVVLLFARSTDAPGHKGVSAFLVPTDTPGLSRRTIHGKLGLRGQATAELVLEDVRVPASALLGEEGKGFTVAMSALAKGRMSVAAGCVGIAQAALDAAVRYAGEREQFGKPIASHQLVQELISDIAVDVDAARLLTWRVADLIDRGLPFATESSKAKLFASEAAVRAANNALQVFGGYGYIDEYPAGKLLRDARVMTLYEGTSQIQKLVIGRALTGVSAF; this is encoded by the coding sequence GTGAACCTGGGACTCAGCGAGGAGCAGGAGGCCGTACGGCGGCTCGCCCGCGACTTCGTGGAGCGCGAGATCGCCCCGCATGTCATCGCCTGGGACCGCGCCGAGGAGGTCGACCGGGGCATCGTGAAGAAGCTCGGCGAGGTCGGCTTCCTGGGGCTGACGATCGACGAGGAGTACGGCGGCTCCGGCGGCGACCATCTCGCGTACTGCCTGGTGACCGAGGAGCTCGGCCGCGGTGACTCCTCCGTGCGCGGGATCGTCTCCGTCTCCCTCGGCCTGGTCGCCAAGACGATCGCCGCCTGGGGGAGCGAGGAGCAGAAGCGGCGGTGGCTGCCCGGGCTCACCGCCGGCGACCGGGTCGGCTGCTTCGGCCTCACCGAGCCCGGCACCGGCTCCGACGCCGGCAACCTGGTCACCCGCGCGGTGCGCGACGGCGACGACTACGTCATCAACGGCACCAAGATGTTCATCACCAACGGCACCTGGGCCGACGTGGTGCTGCTGTTCGCCCGCTCCACCGACGCGCCCGGCCACAAGGGCGTCTCCGCCTTCCTCGTCCCGACCGACACCCCCGGCCTGAGCCGCCGCACCATCCACGGCAAGCTCGGCCTGCGCGGCCAGGCCACCGCCGAACTGGTCCTGGAGGACGTCCGCGTCCCCGCCTCCGCGCTGCTGGGCGAGGAGGGCAAGGGGTTCACGGTCGCCATGTCGGCGCTCGCCAAGGGGCGGATGTCGGTCGCGGCGGGCTGCGTCGGCATCGCGCAGGCGGCCCTGGACGCGGCCGTGCGGTACGCCGGTGAGCGGGAACAGTTCGGCAAGCCGATCGCGAGCCACCAACTCGTCCAGGAACTGATCAGCGACATCGCCGTGGACGTCGACGCCGCCCGGCTGCTGACCTGGCGGGTCGCCGACCTGATCGACCGCGGCCTGCCTTTCGCCACCGAGTCCTCCAAGGCCAAGCTCTTCGCCTCGGAGGCCGCGGTCCGGGCCGCCAACAACGCCCTCCAGGTCTTCGGCGGCTACGGCTACATCGACGAGTACCCGGCGGGCAAGCTGCTGCGCGACGCCCGCGTGATGACCCTGTACGAAGGCACCAGCCAGATCCAGAAGCTGGTCATCGGCCGGGCGCTGACCGGGGTTTCGGCCTTCTGA
- a CDS encoding YiaA/YiaB family inner membrane protein gives MSDTPVKQQSTAAFYGQAVASFGVAMAATAIGIFRLDANAWVRGFLAIAVLYLVTSAFTLAKVIRDRQEAGQIVSRVDQARLEKLLAEHDPFEKL, from the coding sequence ATGAGCGACACACCGGTCAAGCAGCAGAGCACGGCGGCCTTCTACGGCCAGGCCGTCGCCTCCTTCGGCGTCGCCATGGCGGCGACCGCCATCGGCATCTTCCGTCTGGACGCCAACGCCTGGGTGCGGGGCTTCCTCGCCATCGCCGTCCTGTATCTCGTCACCTCCGCCTTCACCCTCGCCAAGGTCATCCGGGACCGCCAGGAGGCCGGGCAGATCGTCAGCCGGGTCGACCAGGCCCGCCTGGAGAAGCTCCTCGCCGAGCACGACCCGTTCGAGAAGCTCTGA
- a CDS encoding TetR/AcrR family transcriptional regulator, whose amino-acid sequence MSTAEDTAGGDTSAWGEVTPDAARRLLIAAVEAFAERGYHATTTRDIAGRAGMSPAALYIHYKTKEELLHRISRIGHAKALEILRTAARREGTATERLADAVGSFVRWHAGGRTTARVVQYELDSLGPDARAEILDLRRQCDAEVRAIIEDGVASGEFDVLDVKGTTLAVMSLCIDVARWFNVDGPWTPDEVGALDADLVLRMVGAK is encoded by the coding sequence ATGAGTACGGCGGAGGACACGGCCGGCGGCGACACGTCGGCGTGGGGCGAGGTCACGCCCGACGCGGCACGGCGCCTGCTGATCGCGGCGGTGGAGGCCTTCGCCGAGCGCGGCTACCACGCCACGACGACGCGGGACATCGCGGGCCGCGCGGGGATGAGCCCCGCCGCGCTCTACATCCACTACAAGACCAAGGAGGAGCTCCTCCACCGCATCAGCCGGATCGGCCACGCGAAGGCCCTGGAGATCCTGCGGACCGCGGCCCGCCGCGAGGGCACCGCCACCGAGCGGCTCGCCGACGCGGTCGGCTCCTTCGTCCGCTGGCACGCGGGCGGCCGTACGACGGCCCGGGTCGTCCAGTACGAGCTGGACTCCCTCGGCCCGGACGCCCGCGCCGAGATCCTCGACCTGCGCCGGCAGTGCGACGCCGAGGTGCGGGCGATCATCGAGGACGGGGTCGCCTCCGGAGAGTTCGACGTCCTGGACGTCAAGGGCACGACCCTCGCCGTGATGTCGCTCTGCATCGACGTCGCCCGTTGGTTCAACGTCGACGGCCCCTGGACGCCCGACGAGGTCGGCGCGCTCGACGCCGACCTCGTGCTGCGGATGGTGGGAGCCAAGTAG
- a CDS encoding MaoC family dehydratase, whose translation MAEPRIFTGADDLKAAVGEQLGYTDWLEVDQKRIDLFADATGDHQWIHIDPEKAAAGPFGTTIAHGYLTLSLLPLFGPQLIKVEGVKMGVNYGTNKVRFPAPVPVGSRLRATAVITGVDDVPGGVQVTVAFSVEREGGDKPVCVAESVSRYYL comes from the coding sequence ATGGCAGAGCCGAGGATCTTCACGGGCGCCGACGACCTGAAGGCGGCGGTGGGCGAGCAGCTGGGGTACACGGACTGGCTGGAGGTCGACCAGAAGCGGATCGACCTGTTCGCCGACGCCACCGGTGACCACCAGTGGATCCACATCGACCCGGAGAAGGCCGCCGCGGGCCCGTTCGGGACGACCATCGCGCACGGGTACCTCACCCTCTCCCTGCTGCCGCTGTTCGGGCCGCAGCTGATCAAGGTCGAGGGCGTGAAGATGGGCGTCAACTACGGCACCAACAAGGTGCGTTTCCCCGCGCCCGTGCCGGTCGGCTCGCGACTGCGGGCCACCGCGGTGATCACCGGGGTCGACGACGTGCCGGGCGGCGTCCAGGTGACCGTCGCCTTCAGCGTCGAGCGCGAGGGCGGCGACAAGCCGGTGTGTGTCGCCGAGTCGGTGTCGCGCTACTACCTCTGA